In Candidatus Roseilinea sp., one DNA window encodes the following:
- the agpA gene encoding periplasmic alpha-galactoside-binding protein: MKKQKLTRRELLRIGALGGATAVIAACAAPAPSAPVAPAEPAAPAAPAEPAAPAVTGKIKDPIPYPDPPPLELGGGQPRRQPISEIVTYKALPEYFEPEWVTKLVNEGKLPPVKERLPKEPQVVLTSGMKDGPGEYGDLWRGFSACPTAGWNRMAGVSAGWFGIESYSTQYQSLFKVGPLFRADQDIEPFPHLAKSWSWSEDGRSLTINLIEGAKWSDGVPFTADDVIFTWEAYVMDPNVNSMRTLDAFRYGGEDAKLEKIDDYTIKFTFGIPKPLGVYYDLSEYGFVVSPKHWLEDFHPKFSKRDPKPTYKDFENAMPPDKLPIPTMGPWVPTEYKTDELLIMRRNPYYWKVDETGKQLPYFDEIQYRKGPSGIGRDLCTMAGDCDHTNLENPSSYVNAMTKAQEADAKFAINWGPELLGYGVEFNFAEEVGAQDDRDRAVRQLNRDLRFRKALSYATDRDGIAQAIMRGPFLRGYAGGLYPGSPYFRKEDVVYYPYDPESAKILLDEIGLKDTNGDGVREWTEGPMKGQPVVLQLLSSEDAQETQSVAEALVNQWAAIGIKINTRVANSTTLSELNTSGNWDLRVYRGGQAFGLPSVNPTALAPITKRFGIHQEGDKPRKLMDFEPKLVELVEKFRVTFDSAERQKIMSEYQRVFTENVYHMGVFSGRYGLGLAKRVKNIPVATPTFLYTWVEDAILLDQLWTPKDQQLQQNRPETIPVYGA; this comes from the coding sequence ATGAAGAAGCAAAAACTGACGCGCCGCGAATTGCTGCGCATCGGCGCACTGGGAGGCGCCACGGCCGTAATCGCTGCCTGTGCAGCGCCTGCGCCCTCTGCGCCGGTTGCGCCGGCTGAACCCGCCGCGCCGGCCGCGCCCGCCGAACCGGCTGCGCCCGCCGTCACCGGCAAGATCAAAGATCCCATCCCCTACCCCGACCCGCCACCGCTCGAGCTGGGCGGAGGCCAGCCCAGGCGCCAGCCGATCAGCGAAATCGTCACCTACAAGGCGCTGCCGGAATACTTCGAGCCGGAGTGGGTGACCAAGCTGGTGAACGAAGGCAAGTTGCCGCCCGTGAAGGAGCGCCTGCCCAAGGAGCCACAAGTCGTGCTGACCAGCGGCATGAAGGACGGCCCCGGCGAATACGGTGACCTGTGGCGCGGCTTCTCGGCCTGCCCGACGGCCGGCTGGAACCGCATGGCCGGCGTCAGCGCCGGCTGGTTCGGCATCGAGTCATATAGCACACAATACCAATCGTTGTTCAAGGTCGGCCCGCTCTTCCGCGCCGACCAGGATATCGAGCCGTTCCCCCATCTGGCCAAGAGCTGGTCGTGGTCGGAGGATGGTCGCTCTCTAACGATCAACCTGATCGAGGGCGCGAAGTGGTCCGACGGCGTGCCCTTCACCGCCGACGACGTCATCTTCACGTGGGAAGCCTACGTCATGGATCCCAACGTGAACTCGATGCGCACGCTCGACGCTTTCCGGTATGGCGGCGAGGACGCCAAGCTGGAGAAGATTGACGACTACACCATCAAGTTCACCTTCGGCATCCCCAAGCCGCTCGGCGTGTACTACGACCTCAGTGAGTACGGCTTCGTGGTCTCGCCCAAACATTGGTTGGAGGATTTCCATCCCAAGTTCAGCAAGCGCGATCCGAAGCCGACCTATAAGGACTTCGAGAATGCGATGCCGCCGGACAAGTTGCCCATCCCCACGATGGGTCCGTGGGTGCCGACCGAATACAAGACCGACGAGTTGCTGATCATGCGCCGCAACCCGTACTACTGGAAGGTGGACGAGACCGGCAAGCAACTGCCCTACTTCGATGAGATCCAGTACCGCAAAGGTCCGAGCGGCATCGGACGCGACCTGTGCACCATGGCCGGCGACTGCGACCACACCAACCTGGAGAACCCCAGCTCGTACGTCAACGCCATGACCAAGGCGCAGGAGGCCGACGCGAAGTTCGCCATCAACTGGGGGCCGGAGCTGCTGGGCTACGGCGTGGAGTTCAACTTCGCCGAGGAAGTCGGCGCGCAGGACGACCGCGACCGCGCCGTGCGACAGCTCAACCGCGACCTGCGCTTCCGCAAGGCGCTCAGCTACGCCACCGACCGCGATGGCATCGCCCAGGCCATCATGCGCGGGCCGTTCCTGCGCGGCTACGCCGGCGGCTTGTATCCCGGATCGCCCTACTTCCGCAAAGAGGATGTGGTCTACTACCCGTATGATCCTGAATCGGCCAAGATTCTGCTCGACGAGATCGGCCTAAAGGACACCAACGGCGACGGCGTGCGCGAGTGGACCGAGGGGCCGATGAAGGGTCAGCCGGTGGTGCTACAACTGCTGTCCTCCGAGGACGCGCAAGAGACGCAGAGCGTGGCCGAAGCGCTGGTCAACCAGTGGGCTGCAATCGGCATCAAGATCAACACCCGCGTGGCCAACAGCACCACGCTCAGCGAACTGAACACCAGCGGCAACTGGGATCTGCGCGTGTATCGCGGCGGTCAGGCGTTCGGCCTGCCTTCGGTGAACCCGACGGCGCTCGCGCCGATCACCAAGCGCTTCGGCATCCACCAGGAGGGCGACAAGCCGCGCAAGCTGATGGACTTCGAGCCGAAGCTGGTCGAGCTGGTCGAGAAGTTCCGCGTGACGTTCGACAGTGCCGAGCGCCAGAAGATCATGTCCGAGTACCAGCGCGTCTTCACCGAGAACGTGTACCACATGGGCGTGTTCAGCGGGCGTTATGGCCTGGGTCTGGCCAAGCGCGTGAAGAACATCCCGGTGGCCACGCCGACCTTCCTGTATACCTGGGTCGAAGACGCCATCCTGCTCGATCAACTGTGGACACCGAAGGACCAGCAGTTGCAGCAGAATCGGCCGGAGACCATTCCGGTGTACGGCGCGTAG
- a CDS encoding NADPH:quinone reductase has translation MKAIVYENYGSPDVLRLTDLPKPSPKADEVLVKIHAVGLNAADWHLMRADPFLARFASGFFKPKNPILGADIAGTVESVGSTVTRFQPGDAVFACYTRGLAEYVCAPESKLTPKPANLSFEEAAAVPMAALTALQGLRDHGKLAAGQRVLIHGASGGVGTFAVQLARHFGAQVTAVTSPSKMATARALGADHVIDYTREDFSKNGQQYDLIFAANGNRTMADYERALTPTGNFVMAGGTNAQMFQTIFFGGLKTKKGGRTMKIFLASSSPDDLAIVKDLIEAGHIRPVMDRCYPLEQTAEAMRYLEAGHAKGKIVVTVGSNGK, from the coding sequence ATGAAAGCGATCGTTTACGAAAACTATGGCTCGCCGGACGTGCTTCGGCTCACCGACTTGCCCAAACCCTCGCCCAAAGCCGATGAAGTGCTGGTCAAGATTCACGCCGTCGGCTTGAATGCCGCCGATTGGCACTTGATGCGGGCCGACCCGTTTCTGGCGCGCTTCGCATCTGGCTTCTTCAAGCCGAAGAACCCGATCCTCGGCGCCGACATCGCTGGCACCGTAGAGTCCGTGGGCAGCACCGTCACGCGCTTCCAGCCCGGCGATGCCGTGTTCGCCTGCTACACGCGCGGCCTGGCCGAGTATGTGTGCGCGCCGGAGTCCAAGCTCACACCGAAGCCGGCCAACCTGAGCTTCGAGGAAGCCGCCGCCGTGCCGATGGCCGCACTCACCGCGCTGCAAGGCCTGCGCGACCACGGCAAGCTGGCGGCGGGCCAACGCGTGTTGATCCACGGGGCGAGCGGCGGCGTCGGCACGTTCGCCGTGCAACTCGCCAGGCACTTCGGTGCGCAGGTCACGGCGGTCACCAGCCCCTCGAAGATGGCAACGGCTCGCGCGCTTGGCGCCGACCACGTGATTGACTACACGCGCGAGGACTTCTCGAAGAACGGCCAGCAATACGACCTGATCTTCGCCGCCAACGGCAATCGCACCATGGCCGATTACGAGCGGGCGTTGACGCCGACGGGCAACTTCGTCATGGCCGGCGGCACGAACGCGCAGATGTTTCAGACAATTTTCTTCGGTGGCCTCAAGACCAAGAAGGGCGGCAGGACGATGAAGATCTTTCTGGCCTCCTCCAGCCCCGATGATCTGGCGATCGTGAAGGACCTGATCGAGGCGGGCCACATCCGGCCGGTGATGGATCGGTGCTATCCGCTCGAACAGACCGCTGAAGCCATGCGCTATCTTGAAGCCGGCCACGCCAAGGGGAAGATCGTCGTGACGGTTGGGAGCAATGGCAAGTAG
- a CDS encoding peptide ABC transporter permease — MVNYILRRLLIAFFMLIGIAFVSFVVIQLPPGDVATNYKTFLLQQAGMTEEQAEEQANKLRQRYGLDQPLPVQFFNWLKGIVTEGKFGFSFAYRRDVGELIAERLPKTLALALMCHLISTVVGISIGIFVATRKYSLADNAAAVMAFIFTSIPRFAIALIILYVLVFTFKQPSIQGFFSPQYVMAPWSIERVLDMFKNIWPVLVIAGLGGVAYNMRVMRGNLLDVLGAQYVTTARSKGLKERQVMTRHAVPNALHPIVAYQGTVLPYMMQGELEAAIVLNLPTLGPLFYDSLVGQDIYIAGSLLLIYGVLIIAGNLIADIALAILDPRIRYS, encoded by the coding sequence ATGGTCAATTACATCCTGCGCCGGTTGCTGATCGCCTTCTTCATGTTGATCGGGATCGCCTTCGTCTCGTTCGTGGTGATCCAGTTGCCGCCTGGCGATGTCGCGACCAACTACAAAACCTTCCTGCTGCAACAAGCCGGCATGACGGAGGAGCAGGCTGAGGAGCAAGCCAACAAACTGCGCCAACGATATGGCCTCGATCAACCCTTGCCCGTCCAGTTCTTCAACTGGCTCAAAGGCATCGTGACCGAGGGCAAGTTCGGCTTCTCGTTTGCCTATCGGCGAGATGTGGGCGAACTGATCGCCGAACGTTTGCCCAAGACGCTCGCGCTGGCGCTGATGTGCCACCTGATCTCTACGGTGGTGGGCATCAGCATCGGCATCTTCGTCGCCACGCGCAAATACAGCCTCGCCGACAACGCCGCCGCCGTCATGGCCTTCATCTTCACGTCCATTCCGCGCTTCGCCATCGCGCTGATCATCCTGTATGTGCTGGTGTTTACCTTCAAGCAGCCCAGCATCCAGGGGTTCTTCTCGCCACAATACGTCATGGCGCCGTGGAGCATCGAGCGCGTGCTGGATATGTTCAAAAACATCTGGCCGGTGCTGGTGATTGCCGGGCTGGGCGGGGTGGCCTATAACATGCGCGTGATGCGCGGCAATTTGCTGGACGTGCTCGGCGCGCAATATGTCACCACCGCGCGCTCGAAGGGCTTGAAGGAGCGGCAGGTGATGACCCGCCACGCCGTGCCGAACGCGCTACACCCCATCGTCGCCTATCAGGGCACCGTGCTGCCTTACATGATGCAAGGTGAGCTAGAAGCGGCCATCGTGCTCAACCTGCCCACACTGGGCCCGTTGTTCTACGACTCGCTGGTTGGCCAGGATATCTACATCGCCGGTTCGCTGCTGCTCATCTACGGCGTGCTCATCATCGCTGGCAATCTCATTGCCGACATCGCCCTGGCCATCCTTGACCCACGAATTCGATACAGTTGA
- a CDS encoding ABC transporter ATP-binding protein → MTQTAPFPSPNVPAPDRPILEVKDLKTYFFLESGVVRAVDGVTFLLARKQTLGLVGESGCGKSITSMSIMRLIQSPPGRIVGGEINLHLKETDEVVDIAKLDPKGAMMREIRGAEIAMIFQEPMTSLNPLRTIGNQIAEAVQIHQRVSQKAAFERAEEMLAKVQMSAPKQRARQYPHQLSGGMRQRAMIALALSCNPSILIADEPTTALDVTVQAQILDLMRELQNDFGSSIILITHNLGVVSQMADHVAVMYLGRIVEFASTRELFHQPLHPYTEGLLKSVPVLGRKGKQALVPIKGMVPSPTEAIRGCPFAERCPHVKEICREREPVLTEVAPGHLAACWLHSNP, encoded by the coding sequence ATGACGCAGACCGCCCCTTTCCCTTCGCCAAACGTACCGGCACCGGATCGCCCGATCTTGGAGGTCAAGGACCTCAAGACGTATTTCTTCCTGGAGAGCGGTGTGGTGCGCGCGGTGGACGGCGTGACGTTCTTGCTGGCGCGCAAGCAAACTCTGGGCTTGGTGGGCGAGAGCGGCTGCGGCAAGAGCATCACTTCGATGTCCATCATGCGCCTGATCCAAAGCCCGCCCGGTCGGATCGTCGGCGGCGAGATCAACCTGCACCTAAAAGAGACGGATGAGGTCGTGGACATCGCCAAGCTCGATCCAAAAGGTGCGATGATGCGCGAGATCCGCGGCGCAGAGATCGCCATGATCTTCCAAGAGCCGATGACCTCGCTCAACCCGCTGCGCACGATCGGCAACCAAATCGCCGAAGCCGTCCAGATTCATCAGCGCGTCTCTCAGAAAGCTGCGTTCGAGCGCGCGGAGGAGATGCTGGCCAAAGTGCAGATGAGCGCGCCCAAGCAGCGCGCACGCCAATATCCCCATCAACTCAGCGGCGGTATGCGCCAGCGTGCGATGATCGCGCTGGCGTTGTCGTGTAATCCGTCCATCCTAATCGCCGACGAGCCGACCACCGCGCTGGACGTCACCGTGCAAGCGCAAATCCTCGACTTGATGCGCGAGTTGCAAAACGACTTCGGCTCTTCGATCATCCTGATTACGCATAACCTCGGCGTGGTGTCGCAGATGGCCGACCACGTGGCCGTGATGTACCTGGGCCGCATCGTTGAGTTTGCATCCACGCGCGAGCTGTTCCATCAGCCCTTGCATCCCTACACGGAAGGCCTGTTGAAATCGGTGCCGGTGTTGGGTCGCAAGGGCAAGCAGGCCTTGGTGCCGATAAAGGGCATGGTGCCTTCGCCGACCGAGGCGATTCGCGGTTGTCCGTTCGCCGAGCGTTGTCCTCACGTCAAGGAGATCTGCCGCGAGCGCGAGCCGGTCTTGACCGAGGTCGCCCCAGGTCACCTAGCCGCCTGCTGGTTGCATAGCAATCCTTGA
- a CDS encoding ABC transporter ATP-binding protein, whose product MMDKENLILEVTDLRMYFPIYRGILQRVVGYVKAVDGVSLFLREREVLGLVGESGCGKTTVGRTILRLYDPSGGEIRFRRKTGEWVDIARISHREMKPIRQEMRMIFQDPFSSLNPRLTVKDLISEPLEIHGVARGKEAEARVAELMRAVGLDPNYMNRYPHEFSGGQRQRIGLARTLSLNPRLVIADEPVSALDVSVQAQVLNLLEELKDRLGLTLIFIAHDLSVVEHISDRIAVMYVGKIVEMAETEELLHNPLHPYTEALLSAIPPADPDIQPNRIKLQGEVPSPVNPPSGCIFHPRCNYARPECRVNVPELREVKPGHFVSCHFAEELQLKGIGG is encoded by the coding sequence ATGATGGACAAAGAGAACCTGATCCTGGAAGTGACCGACCTGCGCATGTACTTCCCGATCTACCGCGGCATCTTGCAGCGCGTAGTCGGGTATGTGAAGGCGGTAGACGGCGTCAGCCTGTTCTTGCGCGAGCGCGAGGTGCTCGGGCTGGTGGGCGAAAGCGGCTGCGGCAAGACCACCGTGGGACGGACGATCCTGCGCCTGTATGACCCGAGCGGCGGCGAGATTCGCTTCCGACGCAAAACCGGAGAGTGGGTGGACATCGCGCGCATCAGCCACAGAGAGATGAAACCGATCCGGCAGGAGATGCGCATGATTTTCCAGGATCCGTTCAGCTCGCTCAACCCCCGCCTGACGGTCAAGGACCTGATCAGCGAGCCGCTGGAGATCCACGGCGTGGCGCGCGGCAAAGAAGCAGAGGCGCGAGTGGCCGAGTTGATGCGCGCGGTCGGCCTCGACCCGAACTACATGAACCGCTACCCACACGAGTTCTCCGGCGGTCAGCGCCAACGCATCGGCCTGGCGCGCACGCTCTCGCTCAATCCCCGGCTGGTGATCGCCGACGAGCCGGTATCCGCGCTTGACGTATCGGTGCAGGCGCAGGTGCTGAACTTGCTCGAGGAGTTGAAGGATAGGCTCGGCCTGACGCTGATTTTCATCGCCCACGACCTGTCGGTGGTCGAGCACATCTCCGACCGCATCGCCGTGATGTATGTGGGCAAGATCGTCGAGATGGCCGAGACCGAGGAGCTGCTACACAACCCGCTGCATCCCTACACCGAGGCGTTGCTGTCGGCCATTCCGCCGGCCGACCCCGATATCCAACCGAACCGCATCAAGCTGCAAGGCGAGGTGCCCAGCCCGGTCAACCCCCCATCCGGCTGTATCTTCCATCCACGCTGTAACTACGCGCGCCCGGAATGCAGGGTGAACGTGCCGGAGCTGCGCGAAGTGAAGCCGGGTCACTTCGTGAGCTGTCACTTCGCAGAAGAGCTGCAGTTGAAGGGGATTGGAGGGTGA
- the ltaE gene encoding threonine aldolase yields the protein MIHRSFASDNNAGVHPDILQAIIAANDGHVLAYGSDPYTQRAVDTFKRHFGEDIAVYFVFNGTAANTLGLAAVTRSYNAVICSANAHIHWDECGAPEKIAGVKLLTCETPDGKLTVEHVRQHMHGFGDEHHIQPKVISITQSSELGTVYTPDEIKALADYAHAHGLLLHMDGARICNAAVALDLPFCAFTRDAGVDVLSFGGTKNGLMGGEAVVFMTPLPFGGGEGGGVGVADFKFIRKQGMQLASKMRFISAQFEALLAGDLWQRNACNANAMAQRLAESVRDVVEIAYPVQANAVFAVLPRRHIAALRERTFFYEWADVDDDRAIVRWMCSWDTTEEDVDEFAASVAEVMRQK from the coding sequence ATGATCCATCGCAGCTTTGCCAGCGACAACAACGCCGGCGTCCACCCCGATATTCTTCAGGCGATCATCGCTGCCAACGACGGCCACGTCTTGGCCTACGGAAGCGACCCCTACACTCAGCGCGCGGTTGATACGTTCAAGCGTCATTTTGGCGAAGACATCGCCGTCTATTTCGTGTTCAACGGCACAGCGGCCAACACGCTCGGCCTGGCCGCCGTCACGCGCAGTTACAACGCTGTCATCTGCTCGGCCAATGCGCACATCCACTGGGACGAGTGCGGCGCGCCGGAAAAGATCGCCGGCGTCAAGCTGCTCACCTGCGAAACACCTGATGGCAAACTCACCGTCGAACATGTGCGGCAGCACATGCATGGCTTCGGCGACGAGCACCACATCCAACCGAAGGTGATCTCGATCACGCAAAGCTCCGAGTTGGGCACGGTGTACACGCCTGATGAGATCAAGGCGCTGGCCGACTACGCCCATGCGCATGGCCTGCTGCTGCATATGGACGGCGCGCGCATCTGCAACGCGGCCGTCGCGCTCGATTTGCCCTTCTGTGCCTTCACGCGCGATGCAGGCGTAGATGTGCTGTCGTTCGGCGGCACGAAGAATGGGTTGATGGGCGGCGAGGCGGTGGTCTTCATGACTCCCCTCCCTTTTGGTGGAGGGGAAGGGGGTGGGGTCGGGGTCGCCGACTTCAAGTTCATCCGCAAACAGGGCATGCAACTCGCCTCGAAGATGCGCTTCATCAGCGCGCAGTTCGAGGCGTTGCTGGCAGGCGACTTGTGGCAGCGCAACGCATGCAACGCCAACGCCATGGCGCAGCGATTGGCCGAGAGCGTGCGCGATGTGGTCGAGATCGCCTATCCGGTGCAGGCCAACGCCGTCTTTGCCGTGTTACCCAGGCGCCATATCGCCGCTCTGCGCGAGCGCACCTTCTTCTACGAGTGGGCCGACGTGGACGACGACCGCGCCATCGTGCGCTGGATGTGCTCGTGGGACACGACCGAGGAGGACGTTGATGAATTCGCGGCGTCTGTGGCGGAAGTGATGCGGCAGAAGTGA
- a CDS encoding peptide ABC transporter permease yields the protein MATATTGALSRPEQPSVPTGPTLEQLLEVTERHESYFQLVWRRFRRSKISIVGGLIVITLMILAALAEFFSPNPIDRDNLKDAFLPPNRIHFVDAEGNFSFRPFVYGIVGEMDPKTFQVIWKEDTTKKYYLSFFVQTWPYKLLGIFPTNLHLIGVEEPGRLYMLGTDKLGRDLWGKACQAGRISLTMSVFAALISIVVGSVIGVVSGYYGGRVDNALQRFVEFVNAFPQLPLWMALASIVPKTADSFTIFVIMSCIFALLSWTTLAREVRGKVLALSQTDFVLAAKEMGASDPRIIFRHLYPNTLSHVIVILTLSIPGVILAESFLSFLGIGIQEPLTSWGLLMRNAQNLQTLSQQTWILMPSAFIILAVLGFNFLGDGLRDAADPYASR from the coding sequence ATGGCTACTGCAACGACAGGCGCCCTCTCGAGGCCGGAGCAGCCAAGCGTGCCGACCGGCCCGACCCTGGAACAATTGCTGGAGGTCACCGAACGCCACGAGAGCTACTTTCAGCTGGTGTGGCGGCGCTTCCGGCGCAGCAAGATCTCCATCGTCGGTGGGCTGATCGTCATCACGCTGATGATCCTGGCTGCTCTGGCCGAGTTCTTTTCGCCCAATCCGATTGACCGCGACAACCTGAAAGACGCCTTCCTGCCCCCCAACCGCATCCACTTCGTTGACGCCGAGGGCAACTTCAGCTTCCGGCCGTTCGTGTACGGCATCGTCGGCGAGATGGACCCGAAGACCTTTCAGGTGATCTGGAAAGAGGACACGACCAAGAAGTACTATCTGAGCTTCTTCGTGCAAACGTGGCCCTATAAGCTACTCGGCATCTTCCCGACCAACTTGCACCTGATCGGCGTCGAGGAGCCCGGCCGGTTATACATGCTGGGCACCGACAAGCTGGGCCGCGACCTGTGGGGCAAGGCCTGCCAGGCCGGGCGCATCTCGCTGACGATGAGCGTATTTGCCGCGCTCATCAGTATCGTCGTCGGCTCTGTCATCGGCGTAGTATCAGGCTATTACGGTGGCCGCGTGGACAACGCGCTGCAGCGCTTCGTCGAGTTCGTCAACGCCTTCCCGCAATTGCCACTGTGGATGGCGCTGGCGTCCATCGTGCCCAAGACTGCCGACTCGTTCACCATCTTCGTCATCATGTCGTGCATCTTCGCCCTGCTCTCGTGGACGACGCTGGCGCGCGAGGTGCGCGGCAAGGTGCTGGCGCTCAGCCAAACCGATTTCGTCCTGGCGGCCAAGGAGATGGGCGCATCAGACCCCCGCATCATCTTCCGGCATCTGTATCCGAACACGCTCAGCCACGTCATCGTCATCCTTACGCTCTCGATCCCCGGCGTCATCCTGGCCGAATCCTTTCTCAGTTTCCTCGGCATCGGCATCCAGGAGCCGCTGACCAGTTGGGGCTTGCTGATGCGCAATGCGCAGAACCTGCAGACGCTCAGCCAGCAGACGTGGATCCTGATGCCATCGGCCTTTATCATCCTAGCGGTGCTCGGATTCAACTTTCTGGGCGACGGCCTGCGCGACGCCGCCGACCCATATGCATCTCGTTGA
- a CDS encoding alpha-glucosidase/alpha-galactosidase yields the protein MRSPRIVIVGAGGYVFPLRLCIDILSFPELQAANLVLFDINAANLRRTYDRVQCVVANHRLPARVEMTTSRRRALRKADYVIVAFQVGGIEAYRCDVEIPRRYGLDQCVGDTLGPGGVFRGLRSIAALKEIAQDMHDLCPDALLIQYANPMAMNCWATSEMGIKTVGLCHSVQGTSAMLIKRAGYRYEDVSFKCGGINHQAWFTRFTDRDGNDIYPKIRETMLRQNPSPLEADGKNGKRRNGKFVQTGAEHHVDDDVYYYERVRTEIMRTFGYFHTESSHHGSEYTPWFRKNPQTIEAYIKTRWDYFVISSGRETPEQQRRLEEMTHGPLQCSEEYGALIIHSMETDQKRVIYGNVPNDGLPGSKGALSINNLPANACVEVACLVDRNGIQPTMHGPLPPQCAAINRTNINVQELAVIGALTGDRDAVHQAIALDPLTGALMTLPQIRAMVNEMFEAEQRWLPQFK from the coding sequence ATGCGTTCACCTCGCATCGTCATCGTTGGCGCCGGTGGATACGTCTTTCCGTTGCGGTTGTGCATAGACATCCTATCGTTTCCGGAGCTGCAGGCAGCCAACTTGGTATTGTTCGACATCAACGCCGCTAACCTGCGGCGCACCTACGATCGTGTGCAGTGCGTCGTGGCCAACCACCGGCTGCCGGCTCGCGTGGAGATGACGACCAGCCGGCGCAGGGCGCTGCGCAAAGCGGACTATGTCATCGTTGCTTTTCAAGTCGGCGGCATCGAGGCGTATCGGTGCGACGTCGAGATCCCGCGCCGCTACGGCTTAGACCAGTGCGTCGGTGACACGTTGGGGCCCGGCGGCGTGTTTCGCGGCCTGCGCAGCATCGCCGCGCTGAAAGAGATCGCGCAGGATATGCACGACCTCTGCCCGGACGCGCTGCTCATCCAGTACGCCAATCCGATGGCGATGAACTGCTGGGCGACGAGCGAGATGGGCATCAAGACGGTGGGGCTGTGCCACAGCGTGCAAGGCACCAGCGCCATGTTGATCAAGCGCGCCGGCTACCGCTACGAAGACGTGTCGTTCAAGTGCGGCGGCATCAACCATCAGGCCTGGTTTACGCGCTTCACCGACAGAGACGGCAACGACATCTACCCCAAGATCCGCGAGACCATGCTGCGCCAGAACCCCTCGCCCTTGGAGGCGGACGGAAAGAACGGCAAGCGGCGCAACGGCAAATTCGTGCAGACCGGCGCCGAGCACCACGTGGACGACGACGTGTATTACTACGAGCGCGTGCGCACCGAGATCATGCGCACGTTCGGCTACTTCCACACCGAGAGCAGCCACCACGGCAGCGAGTACACGCCCTGGTTTCGCAAGAACCCACAGACCATCGAGGCCTACATCAAGACGCGCTGGGACTACTTCGTGATCAGCAGCGGGCGCGAGACGCCGGAACAACAACGCCGGCTGGAGGAGATGACCCATGGCCCGCTGCAATGCAGCGAGGAATACGGGGCGCTCATCATCCACAGCATGGAGACCGACCAGAAACGCGTGATCTACGGCAACGTGCCGAACGACGGCTTGCCCGGCAGCAAGGGCGCGCTCTCCATCAACAACCTGCCGGCGAACGCCTGCGTGGAGGTAGCCTGTTTGGTGGATCGCAACGGCATCCAGCCGACGATGCATGGCCCGCTGCCACCGCAGTGCGCTGCGATCAACCGCACCAACATCAACGTGCAGGAGCTGGCGGTGATCGGCGCGCTAACCGGCGACCGCGATGCCGTGCATCAGGCCATCGCCCTCGACCCGCTGACCGGCGCACTGATGACGCTGCCGCAGATCCGGGCCATGGTGAACGAAATGTTCGAGGCCGAGCAGCGCTGGCTGCCGCAATTCAAGTGA